The genomic segment TTTATTGTACTAGATATGATTCACATAGTTACATATAGTGGACTTGCAATATTTACAGAATAGGAGGTATACTAATAGAAAGAGAGATTACTTCAATAAATTTAATGAATACGTTTAATTAAAAATAATTTATATAAATTATAAGGAGGAAACTTATGAATTTGGATTATAACATGAAGATGACCCAGGAACAGCGATTAGTACTCACTCAAAATATGCAACAATCCATAAAGCTTTTACAAATGTCTCTTCATGATTTGAGAGAATATATTGACAATGAGTATTCAGAAAATCCAGTGTTAGAGGTTAACGAGGAAATAAGCTCATATGATGATGAACAGATAAACAGAGACGTTAATATAGAAGACAAATACGATCATAAAAAATTAGTTGAAGAATTATATTCTGATAATTACAAGGATAGATCAGAAACAAATTATTCTAATGAAGAAGTTTCACCATTAAATTTCATTGAGAAGAAAGTATCACTAAAAGAATATTTACAAGAACAACTAATTGAAGCTGATATAGATCAATATATGTTAGATATATGTAATTATATCGTTGAATCATTAGATTATAGAGGGTATTTGGAAATATCAACACGAGAACTTGCGGAAGAATTAAATATATCTGAGGAGATAGTTAATAGGGCATTAGAAGTGGTACAGGCATTGGAACCATATGGAATTGGTGCTAGGAATATCAAGGAATGTCTGCTTATTCAGAGTCTAAAATTAAATATTTTAGATGATACGATAGAAAAAATAATTTTAAATCATTTAGAAAATATTGCAGAAAACAAATATGAAGTTGTAGCGAAGGACCTCAATATAAATCCAAGAGAAGCTCAAAGATATGGTGATTTAATAAAGAAGTTGGAACCTAAACCATCAAGAGGCTTTTATACAGGAGAAGAGGTTAATTATATAATTCCTGATGCTGAAATAAAGAATGTTGATGGTGAATTTTTCATTTTGATGAATGAAAGTGTTTTGCCAAGACTTATGATAAATAAAACATATAGAGATGTTTTAAGAAATAATCAAGATTCTGAAACAAACACTTATGTTAAAGAAAAAATTAATCAGGCACTTTTCTTAATTAAGTCAATAGAGCAAAGGAAAAATACATTATATAAGGTGTTAGAATGTGTTGTTGAAAAGCAAAATGATTTCTTTAAGTTTGGAAGACAGTATATAAAACCTTTGACACTAAAAGAAGTTGCAGAAATAATCAATCTTCATGAATCTACCGTAAGTAGAGCAATTAAAGATAAATATGTTTTAACAAGTTATGGAACAATTAAAATAAAAGATTTATTTGCAAGTGGGTTATCCTCAAACAATAACGAAGATATGGCAACTTCAAAAATAAAAAATGAAATAAAGAAAATAATAGAAGAAGAGAATAAAAGTAAGCCTTTATCAGATCAACTAATAAGTTCTATGTTAGTAGAAAAAAATATGAATATATCTAGAAGAACTGTTGCAAAATATAGAGAGGAATTAGGTATAAAATCATCTTCAGCAAGGAAGAGATTATAAAGATTCCATGAAATAATTAGCTTTAGATTTTAATATTAAATTCAATTGTAAATATTCAATTACAGTTTAAGAACATGTCAACTTTAATTATAGGAATATATAAAGTTCATGATTATCTTTTCTGTAATTGAAATTGACAGTTGATAAAATGGTTCTTGAATTCAAAAATACTATTTCACATAGCTATTATTAAGCGTAATAATATTAAATATGAAACGCTGTATAAAACTAGAAAAAAGTTTGCTAATAATTTATTTTGTTAGGGTTTTTTTGTTTTTTTTGAAATATTATAAAAAAAGTTTTCCTAAAGACTTTAAAATTTCAAAAAGGTGTTTTATAATAATAGATGTGGGACATAATGAAATGATATGGGACACGTAGTGACCAAAGGAGTGTTTGAGTTGCAGGAAATATTAGAATTACAAAAGAAGATAGTTCCTGAGCTTGTAAATACATTGGAGAAAAGGTATAACGTACTCAGAACAATCTTTCATAATCAACCTATAGGACGAAGAGTACTCGCTGATATGCTAAATGTCGGTGAAAGAACAGTTAGAACAGAAATAGGTTTTTTAAAAGAACAAGGTTTAATTGAGATAAATACTTCTGGAATGACAGTTACAAGTGAAGGCGTAGAGATTATACACAAACTAAATGATTTCATTCATGAAATAAAAGGTCTTTCAGAAGTTGAAAAGAAAATACAATCTTCTCTTAACTTAAAAAAAGTAATCATAGTCCCAGGAGATGTAGAAGAAAATCCTTTGGTTTTAAAGGATTTGGGAAAAGCATGTGCTAATTATGTTAAAGATGTGCTAAAAGATAATTCTATTATAGCATTAACAGGAGGGAGCACTTTAAAAGAAGTTGTAGAAGCTTTTCCAAGAGTAACAAATTTATCACAGATACAAGTAGTACCAGCAAGAGGAGGAATGGGTAAGAAAGTTGAAACCCAAGCTAATACATTAGCAGCCACTTTAGCAAAGAAATTAAACGGTACTTATAAGATGCTTCATATCTCGGAAAATTTGAGCTTAGATATAATAGGCAC from the Clostridium beijerinckii genome contains:
- a CDS encoding sugar-binding transcriptional regulator, which gives rise to MGHVVTKGVFELQEILELQKKIVPELVNTLEKRYNVLRTIFHNQPIGRRVLADMLNVGERTVRTEIGFLKEQGLIEINTSGMTVTSEGVEIIHKLNDFIHEIKGLSEVEKKIQSSLNLKKVIIVPGDVEENPLVLKDLGKACANYVKDVLKDNSIIALTGGSTLKEVVEAFPRVTNLSQIQVVPARGGMGKKVETQANTLAATLAKKLNGTYKMLHISENLSLDIIGTLLKEEAVKVVIDTIHKADVLIYGIGNAVQMARKRGVPQQEIDNLINNGAVGEAFGCYFNKDSKIISETTAIGIKINEARKIKTHIAVAGGKNKVESIIATEYNDNDGVLVTDEAAAKGILSKLNS
- the rpoN gene encoding RNA polymerase factor sigma-54, producing the protein MNLDYNMKMTQEQRLVLTQNMQQSIKLLQMSLHDLREYIDNEYSENPVLEVNEEISSYDDEQINRDVNIEDKYDHKKLVEELYSDNYKDRSETNYSNEEVSPLNFIEKKVSLKEYLQEQLIEADIDQYMLDICNYIVESLDYRGYLEISTRELAEELNISEEIVNRALEVVQALEPYGIGARNIKECLLIQSLKLNILDDTIEKIILNHLENIAENKYEVVAKDLNINPREAQRYGDLIKKLEPKPSRGFYTGEEVNYIIPDAEIKNVDGEFFILMNESVLPRLMINKTYRDVLRNNQDSETNTYVKEKINQALFLIKSIEQRKNTLYKVLECVVEKQNDFFKFGRQYIKPLTLKEVAEIINLHESTVSRAIKDKYVLTSYGTIKIKDLFASGLSSNNNEDMATSKIKNEIKKIIEEENKSKPLSDQLISSMLVEKNMNISRRTVAKYREELGIKSSSARKRL